Proteins encoded within one genomic window of Jiangella mangrovi:
- a CDS encoding uridine kinase family protein: MPVVSLDALVRRIRATLPRAGSTTVVAVDGPAGSGKTTLAARLAARLDDAPVVHMDDLYPGWDGLAHAATTVAEQVLVPLAGGRPARYRRWDWHADRYAEWVEVPSAPVLVVEGCGSGSTPGAAYLAFLLWVEAPHDVRLARGIERDGEAFRPHWERWARQETALFAAEHTRERADLRVDTASAVPHDPLRDVVVEAEDEPVPELG, translated from the coding sequence GTGCCCGTCGTCTCGCTGGACGCCCTCGTCCGACGCATCCGCGCCACCCTGCCGCGGGCCGGCTCGACGACGGTGGTCGCCGTCGACGGCCCGGCCGGTTCGGGCAAGACGACGCTGGCCGCCCGGCTGGCGGCGCGCCTCGACGACGCGCCGGTGGTGCACATGGACGACCTCTACCCCGGCTGGGACGGCCTCGCGCACGCCGCCACCACCGTCGCCGAGCAGGTGCTCGTGCCGCTCGCCGGCGGGCGCCCGGCCCGGTACCGGCGCTGGGACTGGCACGCCGACCGCTACGCCGAGTGGGTCGAGGTCCCGTCGGCGCCGGTCCTCGTGGTCGAGGGCTGCGGCAGCGGCTCGACGCCCGGGGCGGCGTACCTGGCGTTCCTGCTCTGGGTCGAAGCGCCGCACGACGTGCGCCTGGCCCGCGGCATCGAGCGCGACGGCGAGGCCTTCCGGCCGCACTGGGAGCGCTGGGCCCGGCAGGAGACCGCGCTCTTCGCCGCCGAGCACACCCGCGAACGGGCCGACCTGCGCGTCGACACGGCGTCCGCCGTCCCCCACGATCCCCTACGGGACGTGGTCGTCGAAGCGGAGGATGAGCCCGTGCCGGAACTCGGTTAG
- a CDS encoding MOSC N-terminal beta barrel domain-containing protein produces the protein MRVAELNIYPVKSTRALPLTQAQVEPWGLVDDRRWMVVDDSGYVVTARVRPALLGVRVTPLGRGRILLEGPHAAAVEVDATTSREYVPVQIWKNTLDAVRPSVTADAWFGKLLDDDVRLVWLDDPTRRPVNPAYGLPADRVSFADAFPLLATTTGSLARLNDWVVEEALLRGEEPPEAPLPMRRFRPSVVVDNAEPFAEDTWCKLRIGDVPFRAVKLCDRCVLTTIDPDTQTRGKEPLRTLARHRNWDGKVWFGMNLVPDGTGTIAVGDEVRVTAG, from the coding sequence GTGCGTGTCGCCGAGCTGAACATCTACCCCGTCAAGTCGACCCGGGCACTGCCGCTGACGCAGGCCCAGGTCGAGCCGTGGGGGCTGGTCGACGACCGCCGCTGGATGGTCGTCGACGACTCCGGCTACGTGGTGACGGCGCGCGTCCGGCCGGCGCTGCTCGGCGTGCGGGTGACGCCGCTGGGCCGCGGCCGCATCCTGCTCGAGGGGCCGCACGCCGCCGCCGTCGAGGTCGACGCCACGACGTCGCGCGAGTACGTGCCGGTGCAGATCTGGAAGAACACCCTCGACGCCGTCCGGCCCAGCGTCACCGCCGACGCCTGGTTCGGCAAGCTCCTCGACGACGACGTCCGCCTGGTCTGGCTCGACGACCCCACCCGGCGCCCCGTCAACCCCGCGTACGGCCTGCCCGCCGACCGCGTGAGCTTCGCCGACGCGTTCCCGCTGCTGGCCACCACCACGGGGTCGCTCGCGCGGCTCAACGACTGGGTGGTCGAGGAGGCGCTGCTGCGCGGCGAGGAGCCGCCCGAGGCGCCGCTGCCCATGCGCCGGTTCCGGCCCAGCGTCGTCGTCGACAACGCCGAGCCGTTCGCCGAGGACACCTGGTGCAAGCTGCGCATCGGCGACGTCCCGTTCCGGGCGGTCAAGCTGTGCGACCGGTGCGTGCTCACCACCATCGACCCCGACACCCAGACGCGCGGCAAGGAGCCGCTGCGCACGCTGGCCCGGCACCGCAACTGGGACGGCAAGGTCTGGTTCGGTATGAACCTCGTCCCCGACGGCACCGGCACCATCGCCGTCGGCGACGAGGTTCGGGTCACCGCCGGCTGA
- a CDS encoding SigE family RNA polymerase sigma factor: MLGIDEASYGEFVRARRRSLLRTAFLLTGDWHAAEDLVQETLTKLYLHWRRVRRREDTDAYVRRILLNAYIDSTRRPWRREHAVGVVPEDAVGGQSPDLGDPGTRGQLLTALAEVPPRQRAVLVLRFWEDLSVDQVAALLDCSPGTVKSQTARGLDRLREVLGSETLAAIKEQL, from the coding sequence ATGCTGGGCATCGACGAGGCGTCGTACGGCGAGTTCGTCCGTGCCCGTCGCCGGTCGCTGCTGCGCACCGCGTTCCTGCTCACCGGCGACTGGCACGCGGCCGAGGACCTCGTGCAGGAGACGCTGACCAAGCTCTACCTGCACTGGAGGCGGGTGCGGCGGCGTGAGGACACCGACGCCTACGTCCGCCGCATCCTCCTCAACGCCTACATCGACTCCACCCGCCGGCCCTGGCGGCGCGAGCATGCCGTCGGAGTCGTGCCCGAGGACGCCGTCGGCGGCCAGTCGCCCGACCTCGGCGACCCCGGCACCCGCGGCCAGCTGCTGACGGCGCTGGCCGAGGTCCCGCCGCGGCAGCGTGCCGTCCTGGTGCTGCGGTTCTGGGAGGACCTGTCGGTCGACCAGGTCGCGGCGCTGCTCGACTGCAGTCCCGGCACGGTCAAGAGCCAGACCGCCCGCGGCCTCGACCGCCTGCGCGAGGTGCTGGGGTCCGAGACCCTCGCGGCCATCAAGGAGCAGCTGTGA
- the hisG gene encoding ATP phosphoribosyltransferase, producing the protein MTLRIAVPNKGSLSGPAAEMMREAGYRQRSDGGRELVLRDPDNDVEFFYLRPRDIAVYVGAGTVDVGITGRDLLLDSGASAAELLPLGFARSTFHFAARPGTAEKVSDFGGLRVATSYAGLLRDYLADRGVDASVVRLDGAVETAVQLGVADVIADVVETGTTLRQAGLEIVGEPILRSEAILIGRPDGERPASVDLLLRRLNGVMVARGYVMMDYDIRADRVDEASALTPGLESPTVSPLHREGWVAVRAMVPRAEAQRVMDDLWAVGARAILVTEILACRI; encoded by the coding sequence ATGACATTGCGGATCGCTGTGCCCAACAAGGGCTCGCTGTCCGGACCCGCCGCGGAGATGATGCGCGAGGCCGGTTACCGGCAGCGCTCCGACGGCGGCCGCGAACTGGTGCTGCGCGACCCCGACAACGACGTCGAGTTCTTCTACCTGCGCCCCCGCGACATCGCCGTCTACGTCGGCGCCGGCACCGTCGACGTCGGCATCACCGGCCGCGACCTGCTGCTCGACTCCGGTGCCTCGGCCGCGGAGCTGCTGCCGCTCGGCTTCGCCCGGTCGACGTTCCACTTCGCCGCCCGCCCCGGCACGGCCGAGAAGGTCTCCGACTTCGGCGGCCTGCGCGTCGCCACGTCCTACGCCGGCCTGCTGCGCGACTACCTCGCCGACCGCGGCGTCGACGCCTCGGTGGTCCGGCTCGACGGCGCCGTCGAGACCGCCGTCCAGCTCGGCGTCGCCGACGTCATCGCCGACGTCGTCGAGACCGGCACCACGCTGCGCCAGGCCGGCCTCGAGATCGTCGGCGAGCCCATCCTGCGCTCCGAGGCCATCCTCATCGGCCGGCCCGACGGTGAGCGCCCGGCCTCCGTCGACCTGCTGCTGCGCCGGCTCAACGGCGTCATGGTCGCCCGCGGCTACGTGATGATGGACTACGACATCCGCGCCGACCGCGTCGACGAGGCCAGCGCCCTCACCCCGGGCCTCGAGTCGCCGACGGTGTCGCCGCTGCACCGCGAGGGCTGGGTCGCCGTCCGGGCCATGGTGCCGAGGGCCGAGGCGCAGCGCGTCATGGACGACCTCTGGGCCGTCGGCGCCCGCGCCATCCTGGTCACCGAGATCCTCGCCTGCCGCATCTGA
- a CDS encoding phosphoribosyl-ATP diphosphatase, whose amino-acid sequence MKSFDDLWVELSAKVESGEAGSGTVEAVRHGVHHVGKKVVEEAAEAWMAAEHESTERAAEEISQLLYHVQVLMLARGVTLADVYNKL is encoded by the coding sequence GTGAAGAGTTTCGATGACCTCTGGGTCGAGCTGTCCGCGAAGGTGGAGTCCGGTGAGGCCGGCTCCGGAACCGTCGAGGCGGTCCGTCATGGGGTCCATCACGTCGGCAAGAAGGTCGTGGAGGAGGCCGCCGAGGCGTGGATGGCGGCCGAGCACGAGAGCACGGAGCGGGCGGCTGAAGAGATCTCCCAGCTGCTCTACCACGTGCAGGTACTCATGCTGGCCCGCGGCGTGACCCTCGCCGACGTCTACAACAAACTCTGA